Genomic DNA from Halobaculum sp. MBLA0147:
CGAGCGTCGACGACCGACCGGGCAGCGACGGGAAGAGTTAATCACCCGCCCCAGCGAAGAGGTGGTATGGCGGACTGTCCACTGGCGGACGAGTGTCCGCGGTACACGGAGCGCATCCAGGGGATGGGGTGTTCTCACTACGGCGACCGCGGCGGAGCCGAGTGGTGTAGCAGCTACGACATGCCGATCTCGGACCTGAAGTCACAGCCGGTCAAGCCCGGCGAGGAGGTCACCCTCGAGGTCGACGACATCCACGAGAGCGGCGCGGGCGTCGGGAAGACCGGCGACGGGTTCATCGTCCTCGTCGACGGGGTGCTCCCGCCGGCCCACGTCACGGTCCGGATCGACCAGGTGAAACAGAACCACGCGCGGGCGAAGACCGTCGTCGACGAACACGATCCCGAGGACGAGGACGTCGACGACGAGGTGACGGTTGAGCAGGCCGACGCCGACCCCGAGTCCGACCGCAGTGACGACGGCCGGGTCGACGAGGAACGGCTGGGCTCGCGCGAGAACTTCTGGGGCGGCTGAGACCGCGTCGGTCTCGGGCCCGCCACCCGCCAGTCTGGACTCCGCCACCCTCTGTGACACCTCGCCACTGCTCCGCTCCGCCGGAATCGAGCAGTGGGCTCCGCCCTGCCGGAATCGAGCAGTGGGCTCCGCCGCGTCGGAGTTACCACTGTCGACCCTTCTCCACCGGTCACCACACTCCGCTACACTCCGTTCCACCTCCGCCACTCACCCTCGGGCACACGCTCGG
This window encodes:
- a CDS encoding TRAM domain-containing protein, which encodes MADCPLADECPRYTERIQGMGCSHYGDRGGAEWCSSYDMPISDLKSQPVKPGEEVTLEVDDIHESGAGVGKTGDGFIVLVDGVLPPAHVTVRIDQVKQNHARAKTVVDEHDPEDEDVDDEVTVEQADADPESDRSDDGRVDEERLGSRENFWGG